Proteins encoded by one window of Marixanthomonas sp. SCSIO 43207:
- a CDS encoding FixH family protein: MKINWGTGILIGIIAFICFIMFFVIKMSTNDKYSYDLVVEEYYKKELAYQEEIDAEKNLSIFSENINGVKTKDGWQITFPSEIDSKQITGEVFLYRPSNKKLDFQFPLKISGSNLLIPDKSLLDGRWNITIDWQYKGKKYLYKDQILY; this comes from the coding sequence ATGAAAATTAATTGGGGAACAGGCATTCTAATAGGAATTATAGCATTTATATGCTTTATAATGTTTTTTGTAATCAAAATGAGTACAAATGATAAATACAGCTATGACTTGGTTGTAGAAGAATATTATAAAAAAGAATTAGCTTATCAAGAAGAAATAGATGCAGAAAAAAACCTATCTATCTTTTCTGAAAACATAAACGGCGTTAAAACCAAAGACGGTTGGCAAATAACGTTTCCTTCTGAAATAGACTCAAAACAAATTACAGGAGAAGTGTTCCTATATAGACCATCTAACAAGAAACTGGACTTTCAATTCCCTTTGAAAATATCCGGATCCAATTTGCTCATACCTGACAAAAGCTTGCTAGATGGTCGCTGGAACATTACTATTGACTGGCAATACAAAGGAAAAAAATACTTATACAAAGATCAAATACTGTATTAA
- the ccoG gene encoding cytochrome c oxidase accessory protein CcoG — METPQNETFRDSIGTINEEGKRSWVYPKKPSGKYYKYRKYVSYFLLAFLFSAPFIKVNGNQFLLFNILERRFNIFGFPFWPQDFHLFVISMIIGVVFVILFTVAFGRIFCGWICPQTIFLEMVFRRIEYAIEGDRGKQIRLDKQPWNAEKIRKKALKWFLFFIISFLIANVFLAYIIGSDKLLEYIQEGPLENLNTLISLIIFTGVFYFVFAWFREQVCIIACPYGRLQGVLLDTKSIVVAYDHKRGEKEKGRAKFNKKEDRATTGKGDCIDCFQCVHVCPTGIDIRNGTQLECVNCTACIDACDSIMEAVNLPKGLIRYASEENIEKKAKFKFTARLKGYTAVLFILIGILTGMLFLRNDVEARILRLPGQLYEHKDDNIISNVFTFKLINKTTDTINNIQFKLLSHKGTIKLVTNNAIDVPKQELAEGTLFIEINASALNGDKDKVKIGVYSEDKLIETTTTSFLGPRSYK; from the coding sequence GTGGAGACGCCTCAAAACGAAACATTTAGAGATAGTATAGGTACTATAAACGAAGAAGGAAAACGTTCTTGGGTTTATCCTAAAAAACCTTCAGGTAAGTATTATAAATACCGTAAGTACGTAAGCTATTTTTTATTGGCATTTCTATTTTCGGCGCCATTCATAAAAGTGAACGGTAATCAATTTTTACTATTTAATATATTAGAAAGAAGGTTTAATATTTTCGGGTTTCCTTTCTGGCCACAAGACTTTCACCTGTTTGTTATTTCAATGATAATAGGTGTTGTGTTTGTTATTCTTTTTACCGTGGCTTTTGGAAGAATATTTTGCGGATGGATATGTCCTCAAACTATTTTTTTAGAAATGGTTTTTAGAAGAATTGAATATGCCATTGAAGGGGATCGGGGCAAACAAATACGGTTGGATAAACAACCCTGGAATGCAGAAAAAATAAGAAAAAAAGCACTTAAATGGTTTCTGTTTTTTATCATTTCATTTTTAATAGCCAATGTGTTTTTGGCCTACATTATAGGAAGTGACAAATTATTAGAATACATTCAAGAAGGACCTCTTGAAAACTTAAATACTCTTATTTCATTAATAATTTTTACAGGGGTTTTCTATTTTGTTTTTGCCTGGTTTAGAGAACAGGTGTGCATTATTGCCTGTCCTTACGGCAGATTACAAGGTGTGCTGTTAGATACCAAAAGTATTGTAGTTGCTTATGACCATAAACGAGGAGAAAAAGAGAAAGGGAGAGCAAAATTCAATAAAAAAGAAGACCGTGCTACCACAGGTAAAGGTGATTGTATTGACTGCTTTCAGTGTGTTCATGTATGTCCTACCGGTATAGATATAAGAAATGGTACGCAGCTAGAATGTGTAAACTGTACAGCTTGTATAGATGCTTGTGATAGCATTATGGAAGCTGTTAACCTTCCTAAAGGACTTATTCGTTATGCTAGTGAAGAAAACATTGAAAAGAAAGCAAAATTCAAGTTTACTGCTAGATTAAAAGGATATACAGCTGTTTTATTCATACTTATAGGAATTTTAACAGGAATGCTCTTTTTACGAAACGATGTAGAAGCACGTATACTTAGATTACCCGGTCAACTGTATGAACACAAAGATGATAATATAATAAGTAACGTGTTTACTTTCAAACTAATAAATAAAACAACCGATACAATAAACAATATTCAATTCAAGCTTCTTTCGCATAAAGGAACAATTAAGTTGGTAACCAATAACGCTATAGATGTCCCTAAACAAGAACTAGCTGAAGGAACCTTGTTTATAGAAATAAACGCAAGCGCGTTAAATGGTGATAAAGACAAAGTAAAAATAGGTGTTTATAGTGAAGATAAGCTTATAGAAACAACGACAACATCTTTCTTAGGACCTCGAAGCTATAAATAA
- a CDS encoding cbb3-type cytochrome c oxidase N-terminal domain-containing protein — protein MKTTASYLRVIGIMAIAFILMEFTVDTGDSWAIIKYPVIWAVLALVFLFAIAIEVISETLKSILFRGLNEEAQQRYLAEQEYKRENNWFKKTYKKLLAKKPIEKEQEIILDHNYDGIRELDNVLPPWWVYMFYATIVFAVVYLVRYHIFDGVNQDEEYEIAVAEARAEIEEYKKTAKDLIDVNTVELLTGKQDIAAGKTVFEANCVACHKVDGGGGIGPNLTDDYWILGGGIKNVFNTISEGGRDGKGMVAWKTDLRPSEMAQVASYVLSLHGTNPADAKDPEGDLWVDPNAPIEEVEVKQIDSTTIQVLMEDQPVTEDVVN, from the coding sequence ATGAAAACCACAGCATCCTATTTACGAGTAATTGGCATAATGGCCATTGCCTTTATACTTATGGAATTCACTGTTGATACCGGTGATAGTTGGGCCATAATTAAATACCCTGTTATTTGGGCCGTATTGGCGTTGGTCTTTCTTTTTGCAATAGCTATTGAGGTAATTTCAGAAACGCTTAAAAGCATACTCTTTAGAGGCTTGAATGAAGAAGCTCAACAACGGTACCTCGCAGAACAAGAATATAAAAGAGAGAACAATTGGTTTAAAAAAACTTACAAAAAGTTATTAGCTAAAAAACCAATTGAAAAAGAACAAGAAATAATTCTTGATCATAATTATGATGGTATTCGAGAGCTTGATAATGTATTACCTCCTTGGTGGGTATATATGTTTTACGCTACCATCGTTTTTGCAGTAGTTTATTTAGTTCGATATCACATTTTTGATGGTGTAAATCAAGATGAAGAGTATGAAATTGCAGTTGCTGAAGCACGAGCAGAAATAGAAGAATACAAAAAAACAGCAAAAGATTTAATTGATGTAAACACTGTTGAGTTACTCACAGGAAAACAAGACATTGCAGCTGGTAAAACAGTATTTGAAGCAAACTGCGTAGCTTGTCATAAAGTAGATGGTGGTGGAGGTATAGGCCCTAATTTAACAGATGATTACTGGATTTTGGGAGGAGGTATTAAAAATGTATTCAACACCATTTCTGAAGGAGGTCGAGATGGAAAAGGGATGGTTGCTTGGAAAACAGATTTAAGACCTAGTGAAATGGCTCAAGTTGCCAGCTACGTCCTTAGTTTGCACGGTACCAATCCTGCAGATGCAAAAGACCCAGAAGGTGATCTTTGGGTAGACCCAAATGCTCCAATTGAAGAAGTAGAAGTAAAACAAATAGACTCTACTACTATACAAGTACTAATGGAAGACCAACCCGTAACCGAAGACGTAGTTAATTAA
- a CDS encoding CcoQ/FixQ family Cbb3-type cytochrome c oxidase assembly chaperone has protein sequence MLKFIKGNLESIDGVSVYPIISLLIFFIFFVILFWWVFTAKKEHIKQVSKIPLENDKNNQQL, from the coding sequence ATGCTAAAATTTATAAAAGGAAATTTAGAAAGTATTGATGGGGTATCGGTATATCCAATCATTTCGCTGCTCATCTTTTTTATATTTTTTGTAATCCTATTTTGGTGGGTTTTTACAGCTAAAAAAGAACATATAAAACAAGTAAGTAAAATACCATTAGAGAACGATAAAAACAATCAACAGTTATGA
- the ccoN gene encoding cytochrome-c oxidase, cbb3-type subunit I: protein MQTEQFYYDNKIVKKFVNATMFWGIIGMSVGLLLAFMFLFPNITDGISWLSFGRLRPLHTNAVIFAFVGNAIFAGVYYSTQRLLKARMWSDLLSNINFWGWQAIIVGAAITLPLGYTTSKEYAELEWPFDIAIAVIWVAFGANLIGTILKRRQRHLYVAIWFYLATFVTVAVLHIVNSIELPVSALKSYSFYAGVQDALVQWWYGHNAVAFFLTTPFLGLMYYFVPKAANRPVYSYKLSIIHFWSLIFIYIWAGPHHLLYSSLPDWAQNLGVAFSVMLIAPSWGGMINGLLTLRGAWDKVRTDPVLKFMVVAITGYGMATFEGPMLSLKNVNAIAHFSDWIIAHVHVGALAWNGFLTFGMVYWLVPKLFKTKLYSIKLANVHFWIGTLGIILYALPMYVAGFVQASMWKQFNPDGTLTYGNFLETVAEIIPMYWMRAIGGSLFIIGAFISLYNVIMTARSGSKVTDELAEAAPLERVTKRRTAKEGYHTWLERRPVKLTIYATIAILIGGMVQIIPSLLVDDYVPVISSVKPYTPLELEGRDIYIREGCVSCHSQMIRPFRSEVERYGEYSKSGEYVYDHPFLWGSKRTGPDLLRVGGKYSDNWHLNHMYDPQSTSSGSIMPAYQWLISSKLDKSSTEKKMEAMVTLGVPYTEEDIANAQQSMNKQGAEIEQNLYSDPDFAKTYEADKKYAQQNNEPFVEMKDREIVALIAYLQRLGTDIKVKTAEEISAENN, encoded by the coding sequence ATGCAAACAGAACAGTTTTATTACGATAATAAAATCGTAAAAAAGTTTGTCAATGCCACCATGTTTTGGGGTATTATTGGAATGAGCGTAGGATTACTACTCGCGTTCATGTTTTTATTTCCTAACATAACCGATGGAATATCTTGGTTAAGCTTTGGTAGGTTGCGGCCTTTACATACCAATGCTGTAATATTTGCATTTGTTGGTAATGCAATATTTGCAGGGGTATATTATTCTACGCAACGCTTATTAAAAGCTAGAATGTGGAGTGATCTATTGAGTAATATTAACTTTTGGGGATGGCAAGCTATCATTGTAGGTGCAGCAATCACTTTACCATTGGGGTATACTACTTCAAAAGAATATGCAGAGTTAGAGTGGCCTTTTGATATAGCAATTGCTGTAATATGGGTTGCTTTTGGGGCAAACTTGATAGGAACTATTTTAAAACGTAGACAGCGACACTTATATGTTGCAATCTGGTTTTATTTAGCAACTTTTGTTACTGTAGCAGTACTTCACATTGTTAATAGTATAGAGTTGCCGGTTTCTGCATTAAAGAGTTATTCCTTTTATGCAGGTGTTCAAGATGCGTTAGTGCAATGGTGGTATGGTCATAATGCAGTAGCATTTTTCTTAACAACACCTTTTTTAGGCTTAATGTATTATTTTGTTCCAAAGGCTGCTAACAGACCAGTTTACTCATATAAGTTATCAATAATTCACTTTTGGTCCTTAATCTTTATCTATATCTGGGCAGGTCCTCACCATTTATTATATTCTTCTTTACCAGATTGGGCTCAAAACTTAGGGGTGGCTTTCTCTGTAATGCTAATTGCTCCTTCTTGGGGTGGTATGATTAATGGGCTTTTAACACTTAGGGGCGCTTGGGATAAAGTGAGAACAGACCCAGTTTTAAAATTTATGGTTGTCGCAATAACAGGGTATGGTATGGCAACTTTTGAAGGTCCTATGCTTTCTTTAAAAAATGTAAATGCGATTGCTCATTTTAGCGATTGGATTATTGCTCACGTACACGTAGGAGCTCTGGCTTGGAATGGATTTTTAACCTTTGGTATGGTGTATTGGTTAGTTCCAAAGCTCTTTAAAACAAAATTATATTCTATAAAGTTAGCCAATGTTCACTTTTGGATAGGTACGTTAGGAATCATCTTATATGCATTACCTATGTATGTTGCAGGGTTTGTTCAAGCTTCAATGTGGAAACAATTTAACCCAGACGGTACACTAACCTACGGTAACTTTTTAGAAACTGTAGCTGAAATCATACCAATGTACTGGATGCGAGCAATTGGTGGAAGTTTATTTATCATAGGTGCATTTATTTCGCTTTATAATGTAATTATGACAGCAAGAAGTGGTAGTAAGGTAACCGATGAACTTGCAGAAGCAGCTCCACTAGAACGTGTAACGAAGCGTAGAACAGCAAAAGAAGGGTATCACACTTGGTTAGAAAGAAGACCGGTAAAATTAACAATCTATGCTACTATCGCTATTTTAATAGGTGGTATGGTTCAAATTATACCTTCCTTACTGGTTGATGATTATGTACCTGTAATTTCAAGTGTAAAACCTTATACACCATTAGAATTGGAAGGTCGTGATATCTATATTAGAGAAGGTTGTGTTTCTTGTCATTCGCAAATGATTCGTCCCTTCCGAAGTGAAGTAGAGCGTTACGGTGAATATTCAAAAAGTGGAGAATATGTGTATGACCATCCCTTCCTTTGGGGAAGTAAACGTACAGGACCAGACTTATTACGTGTAGGAGGCAAATACAGTGACAATTGGCACCTTAATCATATGTATGATCCGCAAAGTACTTCTTCAGGATCAATTATGCCGGCATATCAATGGCTCATCAGTTCAAAGCTTGATAAAAGTAGTACTGAGAAAAAGATGGAAGCAATGGTAACCTTAGGTGTACCCTATACAGAAGAAGACATAGCAAACGCTCAACAATCTATGAATAAGCAAGGAGCTGAAATTGAACAAAACCTTTACAGCGACCCAGACTTTGCAAAAACATATGAAGCAGACAAAAAATATGCTCAGCAAAACAACGAGCCATTTGTAGAAATGAAAGATAGAGAGATTGTTGCCTTGATAGCATATCTACAACGCTTAGGAACAGATATTAAAGTAAAAACAGCTGAAGAAATTTCAGCAGAAAATAACTAA
- the ccoS gene encoding cbb3-type cytochrome oxidase assembly protein CcoS produces the protein MSIIYVLLSISVVVALVFFGLFIFSVKKGQYDDTYTPSVRMLFEDELREQKVESQESKNINKSN, from the coding sequence ATGAGTATAATCTATGTGTTATTATCAATTAGTGTAGTGGTAGCATTGGTCTTTTTTGGGCTATTTATTTTCTCAGTAAAAAAAGGACAATACGATGATACATACACGCCTTCGGTACGCATGCTTTTTGAAGATGAGTTAAGGGAGCAAAAAGTAGAATCTCAAGAATCTAAGAATATAAATAAGTCTAATTAA
- a CDS encoding heavy metal translocating P-type ATPase metal-binding domain-containing protein: protein MTTCFHCGDPCIDTHIVHHEKSFCCHGCKTVYEILNENNLDYYYTLEQAPGSSPKEIEGRFDFLDNQDIVEKLVEFNDATTQIVSFVIPTIHCSSCIWVLENLNKLDEAIQNSQVNFPEKTIRITYSSEKTTLKKIVVLLSKLGYEPTISLENSDKKEKSVDRSLIYKLGVAGFAFGNVMFLSFPEYFEVNEFWLEQFKHVFRWLMFAFSVPVVFYSGRDYFTSAYKGIRSGILNIDIPIAIGISVLFLRSTIEIIFDWDSGFFDSLTGLVFFLLLGKFFQQKTYSYLSFERDYKSYFPIAVTRLKKAENNAVIEEQAEVYKIKKGDRLLIRNNELLPVDAILIKGNALIDYSFVTGEAEPVSKNSGDKLYAGGRQQAGIIEVEALKEVQQSYLTQLWSNDVFSKDKNGIFQSLTDSISKRFTLAILSIAFVSTLIWLVIDPSKAFNVFTAVLIVACPCAIALAAPFTLGNLLRIFGRNKLYLKEASVIEQLAKIDTVVFDKTGTLTTNRKNIISYEGIELTEDEKQLLTSTLRASNHPLSRALYSVLKDNNIKTLDFFEEETGKGIKAEVNQSSIKVGSFAYVNKNSQSDEINQLHDISKTAVHVSANNVYKGCYIFQNEYRKGVSEIFTALSDTNKVIILSGDNDGERETLKKLVPESTSLIFNQKPDDKLQFIHQQQQQGKKVMMIGDGLNDAGALKQSDVGIVISENINVFSPACDGILDASMFKNLVSFIDLSKKGIAIIKWAFILSLVYNVIGLSFAVTGHLKPVIAAILMPLSSISIVVFTTLATQYASRKLRMNLNNQR from the coding sequence ATGACTACATGTTTTCACTGTGGTGACCCTTGTATAGATACGCATATAGTACACCATGAAAAATCATTTTGTTGTCATGGTTGTAAAACCGTTTATGAAATATTAAACGAGAACAATCTTGATTATTACTACACGCTTGAACAAGCTCCCGGTAGTTCACCAAAAGAAATTGAAGGGCGGTTTGATTTTTTAGATAATCAAGATATAGTTGAAAAGCTAGTAGAGTTTAATGATGCAACAACACAAATTGTATCCTTTGTAATACCAACGATACATTGTAGTAGTTGTATTTGGGTTTTAGAAAATTTAAACAAACTAGATGAAGCTATACAAAATTCACAAGTAAACTTTCCTGAAAAAACAATCAGGATTACGTATTCTTCTGAAAAAACTACGCTAAAAAAAATAGTAGTTTTATTAAGTAAATTGGGGTATGAGCCCACTATATCTCTTGAAAATTCAGACAAAAAAGAAAAGAGTGTAGATAGAAGTCTTATTTACAAACTTGGTGTAGCAGGATTTGCTTTTGGAAATGTGATGTTTTTATCATTTCCAGAGTATTTTGAAGTTAATGAGTTTTGGCTTGAGCAATTTAAACACGTTTTTAGATGGTTGATGTTTGCCTTTTCTGTACCGGTGGTTTTTTACTCAGGGCGAGATTATTTTACTTCAGCTTATAAAGGTATACGTTCGGGTATTTTAAATATAGATATTCCTATTGCCATTGGTATAAGCGTATTATTTTTAAGAAGTACGATTGAAATTATTTTTGATTGGGATTCTGGTTTTTTTGACAGCTTAACAGGATTAGTCTTCTTTTTATTACTAGGTAAATTTTTTCAGCAAAAAACCTACTCATATTTATCTTTTGAGCGTGATTACAAATCATATTTTCCTATTGCAGTAACACGATTAAAAAAAGCAGAAAACAACGCTGTTATAGAAGAGCAAGCAGAGGTTTACAAAATTAAAAAAGGAGATAGGCTGTTAATTAGAAACAATGAGTTACTACCGGTTGATGCTATTTTAATAAAAGGTAATGCGTTAATTGATTATAGCTTTGTTACTGGAGAAGCCGAACCGGTTTCAAAAAACAGCGGAGATAAACTCTACGCCGGCGGACGTCAACAGGCAGGCATTATTGAGGTTGAAGCGTTAAAAGAAGTTCAACAAAGTTATCTTACTCAATTATGGAGTAATGATGTATTCAGTAAAGATAAAAATGGGATTTTTCAATCCTTGACAGATAGTATAAGTAAACGTTTTACCCTTGCAATTTTAAGTATTGCTTTTGTTTCTACCCTCATTTGGCTAGTCATTGATCCTTCAAAAGCATTCAATGTATTTACAGCTGTTTTAATAGTTGCCTGTCCGTGTGCCATAGCCTTGGCAGCTCCATTTACATTGGGAAATTTGCTGCGCATCTTCGGAAGAAATAAGCTCTATTTAAAAGAAGCGTCAGTCATTGAGCAACTCGCAAAAATAGATACTGTAGTTTTTGATAAAACAGGAACGCTTACAACCAACCGGAAAAATATTATTTCATATGAAGGTATAGAATTAACAGAGGATGAAAAACAACTTTTAACTAGTACACTACGAGCTTCAAACCACCCATTGAGCAGAGCGCTGTATTCAGTTTTAAAAGATAATAATATAAAAACGTTAGACTTTTTTGAAGAAGAAACTGGTAAAGGAATCAAAGCCGAAGTGAATCAAAGCAGTATTAAAGTAGGTTCGTTTGCATACGTTAATAAAAACTCTCAAAGTGATGAGATTAACCAGTTACATGATATTTCAAAAACAGCTGTACACGTAAGTGCAAATAACGTTTATAAGGGATGCTATATTTTTCAAAATGAATACAGAAAAGGTGTTTCTGAAATTTTTACAGCTTTAAGTGATACCAATAAGGTAATCATTTTATCTGGTGATAACGATGGAGAGCGAGAAACATTAAAAAAGCTAGTTCCTGAAAGTACTTCACTTATTTTTAATCAAAAGCCAGATGATAAACTACAATTTATCCATCAACAACAGCAACAAGGTAAAAAAGTAATGATGATAGGTGATGGATTAAATGATGCCGGCGCTTTAAAACAAAGTGATGTAGGTATTGTTATTTCTGAAAATATTAATGTTTTTTCACCTGCCTGCGATGGAATTCTAGACGCTTCAATGTTTAAAAATCTAGTAAGTTTTATAGACCTCTCAAAAAAAGGGATTGCCATAATAAAATGGGCTTTTATTCTCTCGTTGGTTTACAATGTTATTGGCCTCTCTTTTGCCGTAACAGGGCATTTAAAGCCCGTTATAGCAGCAATTTTAATGCCCTTGAGTAGTATAAGTATTGTTGTTTTTACTACCCTCGCAACTCAATATGCGAGTAGAAAATTAAGAATGAATTTAAATAACCAAAGGTGA
- a CDS encoding universal stress protein, with product MKKKILIPTDFSKNAWNATTYAIDLFKREHCEFHIVNTYFLSGYSTENLLIPEPGDAAYEVIKEASEKNIEKLKTQLNFRDDSPGHRFYFYSEFGTLTNVIKQIIDDKDIEFIVMGTRGETDSNKVVFGSNTITVMEKIRLCPVLAIPGDVIFKDPNEIVFPTSFKTHFKQRELKHLIEIARLTNAPIRILHMKEELSLSDKQKENKQLLEDIFHQIEFTHHELENISVKKGLQSFVQSRGSEMIAFINKKHTFFGSIFTNPMVKELGAHAKVPILALHDIRS from the coding sequence ATGAAAAAGAAAATCCTTATCCCAACAGACTTCTCAAAAAACGCGTGGAATGCCACAACCTATGCAATAGACCTTTTTAAAAGAGAGCATTGTGAATTTCATATAGTTAACACCTACTTTTTAAGTGGTTATTCTACAGAAAACCTTTTAATACCCGAACCCGGTGACGCTGCATATGAAGTAATAAAAGAAGCATCTGAAAAAAATATTGAAAAACTAAAAACACAGCTCAACTTTAGAGACGATTCTCCAGGGCATAGGTTTTACTTTTATAGTGAATTTGGCACCCTTACCAATGTTATAAAACAAATAATAGATGATAAAGACATTGAGTTTATTGTAATGGGAACTCGCGGCGAAACTGACTCAAACAAAGTAGTTTTTGGCAGTAATACCATTACTGTTATGGAAAAAATACGATTGTGTCCTGTATTGGCTATCCCGGGAGATGTAATTTTTAAAGACCCTAATGAGATTGTTTTTCCTACAAGTTTTAAAACACATTTTAAACAAAGAGAGCTTAAGCACTTAATAGAAATAGCAAGATTAACAAATGCACCTATTCGCATATTGCATATGAAAGAAGAACTTTCGCTAAGTGATAAGCAAAAAGAAAATAAACAATTGCTAGAAGACATCTTTCATCAAATAGAGTTTACTCATCACGAGCTAGAAAACATAAGTGTAAAAAAAGGACTTCAATCCTTTGTGCAGAGCAGAGGTAGTGAAATGATTGCTTTTATTAATAAAAAGCACACCTTCTTCGGAAGCATTTTTACCAATCCAATGGTCAAAGAATTAGGAGCTCATGCCAAGGTGCCTATTCTTGCTTTACACGACATAAGAAGCTAA
- a CDS encoding universal stress protein, with protein MNVLIPTDFSDNSWNAINYALHLLKNVEVTFFILHVSNANEYTVLDEATNDLAVTKASKNQTVEDQLSLLKNRILSESKNKKHTYNFGIEYNSFIKTLRVQIVAKQIDLIIMGTKGVSGIKKYLLGSNAGDVITKVKCPVLVIPEKARYETPLQIAFPTDYNISYNKRVLKTLKTITGLHNSSLEIVHVGIKKLPLTTEQKKNKTILSKSIEELQHSFNTCNCLNLEDTIQQFVEKKEINIIAMVAKNLNFFQRILFKPNIEKVSFQTETPFLVLHE; from the coding sequence ATGAATGTTTTAATACCCACAGACTTTTCAGATAATTCGTGGAATGCCATTAATTATGCCCTACATTTATTAAAAAATGTAGAGGTTACTTTTTTTATATTGCACGTAAGCAATGCGAATGAATATACAGTTCTTGATGAAGCCACCAATGATCTAGCTGTGACTAAAGCTTCAAAAAATCAAACTGTAGAAGATCAACTCTCCCTTTTAAAAAACCGAATTCTTTCAGAAAGTAAAAATAAAAAGCACACCTATAATTTTGGTATTGAATATAACTCATTCATTAAAACGCTTAGAGTACAAATAGTTGCAAAGCAAATTGATTTAATAATAATGGGAACCAAAGGTGTTTCTGGCATAAAAAAGTATCTTTTAGGAAGCAATGCGGGTGATGTGATTACCAAGGTTAAGTGTCCGGTTTTGGTTATACCAGAAAAGGCTCGCTATGAAACTCCTTTACAAATTGCCTTTCCTACAGATTATAATATTTCATATAATAAAAGAGTACTTAAAACATTAAAAACAATAACTGGGTTACATAATTCATCTTTAGAAATTGTTCATGTAGGAATAAAAAAACTACCATTAACTACCGAACAAAAAAAGAATAAAACGATTCTTTCAAAAAGTATTGAAGAGTTACAACATTCTTTTAATACGTGTAACTGCTTAAACCTTGAAGATACCATACAGCAGTTTGTAGAAAAAAAGGAAATAAATATTATTGCGATGGTAGCCAAAAACTTAAACTTTTTTCAGCGTATTTTATTTAAACCTAATATTGAAAAAGTAAGTTTTCAAACAGAAACACCTTTTCTAGTTTTGCATGAATAA
- a CDS encoding response regulator: MKTILLIEDDAALRENTEELLELSDYKVLTAPNGTLGVETALREIPDLIICDIMMPELDGYGVLSALSSNTITQHIPFIFLSAKTEHKEIRKGMDLGADDYLTKPFEEDELISAVESRLAKATLLSNMVQPGQQAEKDNEDGVRNLNELKNFFDDHGKILKYEKGETIFRNGQYATMVYLILKGVVKTHKMDDNGKELITNLHKADDFLGFTSLMESIPYTEEATSVEQVELAGVPISDLKEILTKNKNVSLELLNVLSNSISEVKEQLLQMAFSSVRRKTANTILQFTEVLNKKPHDGIKISRYDLASVAGIATESLIRTLSDFKKKGLIEIEGRNIKIVDLEGLQEVN; this comes from the coding sequence ATGAAAACCATCCTTTTAATTGAAGACGATGCAGCTTTACGTGAAAACACAGAAGAACTATTAGAATTATCAGATTATAAGGTGTTAACAGCTCCCAATGGAACGCTAGGAGTAGAAACAGCTTTACGTGAAATACCAGATTTGATCATCTGTGACATAATGATGCCAGAGTTAGATGGATATGGGGTTTTAAGTGCGCTCTCCTCAAATACAATAACACAACACATTCCGTTTATATTTTTATCTGCAAAAACTGAGCATAAAGAAATACGAAAAGGAATGGATCTAGGAGCAGATGATTACCTAACCAAACCTTTTGAAGAAGATGAGTTAATAAGTGCCGTAGAAAGTCGCCTTGCAAAAGCTACGTTGCTATCAAATATGGTGCAGCCTGGGCAACAAGCAGAAAAAGACAATGAAGATGGTGTGAGAAACCTTAATGAGCTTAAAAACTTTTTTGATGACCACGGAAAAATTTTAAAATATGAAAAAGGTGAAACAATTTTCCGAAATGGTCAATATGCGACAATGGTTTATTTAATATTAAAAGGAGTTGTAAAAACTCATAAAATGGATGACAACGGCAAAGAGTTAATCACTAATCTTCACAAAGCCGATGACTTTTTAGGTTTTACATCGTTAATGGAAAGCATTCCATATACTGAAGAAGCCACTTCTGTTGAACAAGTAGAACTAGCCGGTGTGCCTATTTCAGATTTAAAAGAAATTCTTACTAAAAATAAAAATGTATCCTTAGAGTTATTGAATGTTTTATCAAATTCAATTTCAGAAGTAAAAGAACAGTTACTGCAAATGGCTTTTAGTTCGGTGAGACGTAAAACAGCAAATACTATTCTTCAGTTTACAGAAGTATTAAACAAAAAACCTCACGATGGTATTAAAATCTCTAGATATGACCTGGCAAGTGTTGCAGGAATAGCAACTGAAAGTTTAATACGTACCCTTTCAGACTTTAAAAAGAAAGGACTAATAGAAATTGAGGGGCGTAATATTAAAATTGTTGATCTTGAAGGGTTACAAGAAGTCAATTAA